The genomic region CATGTGAATGTTTCTGTTCATGATGGTGGAGCACTTGTGTTGACAGGCAGCAATGGCTCCGGCAAGACCACTTTCCTACGTATGTTAGCAGGATTCTCTCGACCTTCAGCTGGTCAGATCCTTTGGAACGGTCATGACATTACTCAATCGGGCATATTCCACCAGTACAAGCTTCAACTAAATTGGCTTTCCCTCAAGGATGCTGTAAAAGAAAAGTTTACCGTCCTTGACAACGTTCAGTGGTTTGAGATTCTTGAAGGTAAGCATGGTAAGTCATTGCCTGCTCTGGAGTTGATGGGCCTTGGACGATTAGCAAAAGAGAAGGCAAGAATGCTTTCAATGGGCCAGCGAAAGAGGCTCCAGCTGGCAAGGTTGCTTGCCATTGATCGGCCGATTTGGCTGCTAGACGAGCCTTCAGTTGCATTAGATGATGAAGGGGTGAGGTTGCTGGAATACATTATTGCAGAGCATAGAAAGAAGGGTGGGATTGTAATTGTTGCGACACATCTCCCAATTCATATTGAAGATGCCATGAATTTAAGGTTGCCACCAAGGTTCCCTAGAAGG from Theobroma cacao cultivar B97-61/B2 chromosome 9, Criollo_cocoa_genome_V2, whole genome shotgun sequence harbors:
- the LOC18587871 gene encoding ABC transporter I family member 1; translated protein: MSLRKPPLPRILLNDVSCMRNAQQILRHVNVSVHDGGALVLTGSNGSGKTTFLRMLAGFSRPSAGQILWNGHDITQSGIFHQYKLQLNWLSLKDAVKEKFTVLDNVQWFEILEGKHGKSLPALELMGLGRLAKEKARMLSMGQRKRLQLARLLAIDRPIWLLDEPSVALDDEGVRLLEYIIAEHRKKGGIVIVATHLPIHIEDAMNLRLPPRFPRRMTLVDMLDRSDIA